The genomic region CGCGTCCTCGATCCGGCCCTCGGCGAAGAGCGCCCGGCCCCTGGCGTAGCGGTAGTGCGCGTACTGCAGCGACTCCTCCAGGCTGGGGCTGCCCGCCATCTCGGCCAGCACGGTCAGCGCCTCGGCCGGGCAGCCCAGCTCGACCAGGGCTTCGGCGCGCACCGCGGTGGCGATGATCCGCGGGAAGCCGTCCGCGCCAGGCGGGATCAGGTCGGCGGCCTGGCTGGCGGCGGCGACCGCGGCGGCCGGGGCGCCCTCGGCCAGGGCCACGCCTGCCTGACAGGACAGCATCATGCCGGTCTCGAAGGTGGAGCCGCGCTGCTGGGCGTGGCTGAGGGTGGCGGCGCAGGCGGCCGCGGCGCGCTGGTGGTCCCCGGCCCACAGCAGCACCCAGACCGGTCCGGTGGTGACCCGCTGGCCGAGCAGGGACAGTCCGTGGTCCAGGCTGCGCGCGGCCAGGTCCGCGGCGCGGGCGGCGGACCCGCCGGAGACGGCCACGGCGAAGGCCAGTGCGCCCAGCAGCGACCGCTCCCCCGCGCTGCCGCCGGTCAGGCCCTCGGCGAGCGCGGCCAGCCCGGCGCGGGCCTGGGCGGCGGTGCGTTCGTAGAGCATGGACCACACCAGCGCGCGGGCCCGCAGCAGCAGCGCCGCCTCCCGGTCGGCCGGGGTGAGCCGGTTCGCCATCCGCTCCAGCAGCGCCACCGCCTCCTCCACCCTGGCCTCGCGGACCAGGCTGTGCGCGAGGGTCTGGGTGATCTCGCCGAGCCGGAGCAGGCCGGTGTGGTCCCCGGCGTCCAGGGCGTCCATCGCCTGGGTCAGGTGCCGCACCGCGGCGGCCGGGCGGGTGAACGCCTCGCACTCCCCCAGCTCCACCAGCAGGTCCACCCGCTCGTCCGGTTCGGGCGGCTCCTCCAGCGCGCGCCGCAGGTAGCCGGCGGCCACATCGGGCGCGCCCCGGTGCGCCGCCTGTTTGGCCGCGGCGCGCAGCCCGCGCACCACCAGCGCGTCCCCGGCCGGGGCGAGCTGGACCAGGTGCGCGGCGACCTGTTCGGCCTCGGCTCCGGTCGCGGTGAGCAGCTCGGCGGCTCCGTGGTGCAGGGCGGTCCTGCGCTCGCGGGGCAGGCCGCCGTAGACGGCCTCGCGCAGGCCGGGATGCGCCCAGCGCACCCGGGTCCGGTCCAGCAGCAGGCCGATCTCGGCGAGCTGTCCCGCGCAGGTCAGGCCCTGGTCAGCGGTGAGCCCGGCCAGCTCGGCGGGCAGGGCGACCGGCACGTCCTCGCCGAGCACGGCGGCGGCGTCGGCGAAGCGGCGCACCGTGGCGGGCAGGCCGGTCATCCAGTCCAGCAGCGCCTTGCCGAAGAGCTGACCGGTGTAGCGGTCCAGCACCGCGGCCGAGCCGGCGGGTTCGCCGCCGCCGAGCTCCAGTGCCCGGCGCAGCAGGCGCACCAGCAGCGGGTTGCCGCCGGTGATCTCGTGGCAGGCCCGGCTCAGCCGTGGGTCCAGCGGCGCGGGCAGGACCGCGGCGACCAGGCTGGCCACGCTGGACTCCGACAGCCTGCCCGGTCGCAGCACCACCCCGTCGGCCAGACCGGGCTGCGCCGAGGGCCTGCGCAGCAACAGCCGCAGCAGCGGCAGGTGCGGGGCGGCCGTGCCGAGCTGGGCGAGCCAGCGCAGCGAGGGTTCGTCGGCGGCGTGCAGGTCGTCGACCACGAGCACGGTGACCCGGTCGTGGCGGCACAGGTTCGCGGTGACGGCGCACAGCCCGGAGACCACGGCCAGCGGGTCGGCGGGCGCGGCGGCGGCCTCCAGCAGCACCGGTCGCGCCGCGGCGGCCGGACCGGCGAACAGCGCGGCCAGCTCGTCAGCGTCGGCCTCGGCGAGCACCGGTTCGAGGAGCTGGCGCACCACCCCGAAGGCGAACTCGCGTTCCAGCTCGTCGCAGCGGGCGCGCAGCACCAGCGGACGGTCCGGCCGCCGCCGGTCCAGGAACTCCCGCACCAGGCTGGTCTTGCCGATCCCGGCAGGGCCTTCCACCACCACCTGCCGGGACGAACCCGAGGCACACGTCTGGAACTCCTGGGCCAGCGCGGCGAGCTCGACGTCCCGATCGAGCAGGCCTGCGGACCGCGGAACAGGTGCAGCCGTCACAACCCGAACACTCCAGCACCGCTAAGCCCCAGACCAATCCCCCGAACGAGACTAGACGGTTTCGAGTTGGCCGCGGGGCGCGGGTGCGGGCTAGCTGTTCACCGAGCCGAACGGCAGTGCGTAACGGACCGGGTTGGCCGGTGAGCTGCGCGCGTCGACCGGCACCGCGGCCCGCCGGTCCACCACCCGGCGGAGCTGTTCGGTGATGGCGGCCTGCTGGCCGGGAACGTGCTCGGCCAGCAGCAGGGTGCGCGGGCGCGGTGCCTCGGCGGGCAGTTCGGCGAGGACCTCGAACCGCACACCCGGCGGGAAGACCACGCGGTAGCGGTCGGTGTCCTCCTCGGCGAGCACGCCGGTGCGGCGGGCGGTGCGGGACCAGATGACCAGCTCGGCGTCGCCGGGCAGGTGCATCGCGGGGCTGGCGAAGGCGTTGCGGAAGGCGGGTTCGGCGTGCACCGAGCCGACCGGGAGGTCCGCGGCGGACAGGGTCGCACCGGTCAGCGCCGCGCCACGGTAGGCGGGCAGGCGACGCAGGCCGGAGACCACGCAGGCGATGAACGGGCGCACCGGGGCGAAGCGGCCGGCGCGCAGGGAGTCGTCGGTGGTGGTGGTCTCGGCGCCGAGGTAGACCAGCAGGGCGACCAGGTCGGCGACGACGACTTCCGGCGGGTCGCCCGCGCCGCAGCGGAGGCCGGGGAGGCCGGCGAGCAGGCGAGTGACCCGGCCGGCGATGCGGTCGTAGTCGGGCCCGAGGCTGCGGCGGAGCCAGTCGCGTTCGGCTGGGGTGCTGTGGTGGGTTGGGGGATGGGGGCGGGGGCTGGCGGGGGTTCGGGGGCGGGGAGGGGGCGGGGACGACGGCGGGCGGGGCGGGCTGGGTGGCGAGGGCGGGCTGGGCGGCGGAGGTGGCGACGGCGGCGGGCTCGGCGGGCGCGGGCTCGGCGGCGGCGGGCTGGGCGGCGGGGGTTCGGGCTGGCTCCGGGGCGGGCGCGGCGACGGTGGGGGCGGCCTCGGCGGAGGCGGGTTCGGCGACGGTTGGAGCGGGGGCGGGAGCTGGCTGCGGCGGGTGGACCGGCTCGGGGGTGGGTGCGGCAGCGGTCGGGACGGGCGCGGCGGCGGGGGTCGGGGGCGCGGGTGCGGGCTGCGCCCGGCGGACGGGCTCGGCGGCGGGCGCGGGCTCGGCGGGGTGGGTCTGCGGGGCGGGCGGGGGTTCGGGGGCGGGTTCCGGTGTCCGGACGACGATCGGGATGTGGGCGGGCGCGGGCTGCGGGGCCGGTGCGGCGGGTTCGTCGGCCGACAGGGCTTCCAGCACTGACTGGCGGCGGGGCGGAGCGGCCGGGGGGCGGTCGTCGGTGCGGCCCGCGTCCAGTGGCACCAGGCGGAGGGCCTGGCGGGTCAGCGGGTCCAGGCGGGCGACCAGGGTGGCGGCGGCTTCGGCGAGTTCGGGTGGGAGGGGGGTTCTGGGGGTGCCGATGGTGACCCTGGCCCATTCGGCGTCCCACGGGACGGCGCGGACCTCGTTGCCGTTGGCGGGTTCGGCCGGGGGGCGGATCCACAGGCCGGACTGGACGATCTCGACCACCGCGCCGGGGGTGAGGCGGTAGGTGCCGGGGGTGGCTTCGGGCAGGCCGGGGGCTGGTGGGCGGCAGCCGCGGAGGGCAGGGACGGGGAGGTCGCCGCTGGTGCGCGGACGATAGGTGAGGGTGGTGGCGAAGGGGCGCCAGGTCTTGGTGAGCGGGTCGGTCCACAGGGTGACCTCGGCGCCGGTGCGGTCGGCGACCAGTTGGCCGACGGGGGTGCCGCCGTCCTGGATGGGGCCGTGCTGGGCCAGGCGGATCTGGGCGCGGACCGGGGCGGGGAGCTCTGCGAGCAGGCGGCAGATGGCTTCGGTGCCCAGTGCTGGTTCGCCGGGGGCGCCCAGGATCAAGGTTGGCGTGGGCTGGGTGGGGACGGTGTAGACCGGGGCGGCGCCGGGGGCGGCGGGGCCCAGGGCTCGGCCCGCGTGCAACCAGAGGCCGGCGGGGATGGGTTCGGCGAGGACGCCGTCGCCTGCGGGCCAGGGCTCGATCGGGGTGCCGGTTTCCCAGGCGGGGGTGGGATAGCGGAGCTCGACCGGGTCGGGGAACCAGGACGGGCGGAAGCGCCACCAGCGGCCGCCCGCGACGAACAGGCCGCCGGGGACGGGGAGGAGTTCGCCGTCGGGGGCCAGGACTTCGGTGTGCAGGGTTTCCGCGAGGGCGCGGGCGGGGGCTTCCGCGCCGCCCGCGCCCGCCCGGGAGCAGAACAGGCGCAGGCGGCCTGCTTCGCGGAGGAGTTCGGGGAGCTGGGGCCACGCCTGGGCGTCGGGCAGGTCGAGCACCACGGGGGTGTGCGCGGGGTCGGCCGGCAGGCCCGCGACCAGGTGGGCCAGGGCGCGGGCGGGTTCGGTGGGGCCGGTGGGGGCGGCGACCACCAGCACCGGGCCGAGCCGGTGCGCGGTGGGGGACTTGCCTCGGGTGCCGATCATCATCGTGGGACCGCCAGTTCGGTGCGGGCCGCCGCCGGGTCGAGCGCCGGTCCGGTGGGCAGGAAGGACAACAGGCCGGTCGGCACCGGCACCGGGGTCGCGCCGCCGTAACCGAGCAGCGCGGCGACCTCGGCGGAGGGCACCGGGTACTTGACGCCCAGGTCAGTGAGCACGAACCGGGTGCCGGAGGACACGCCCGGCGCGGGCTGGGCCTCGATCAGCGCGCCGGAGCCGGGCGGCACCCGGACCAGGTCGGCGATCCTCGGGTCGGCCTTGGGGGTGGCGCGGCTGAGGTCGAGCTGGCCGCGGGGCACGGTGACCAGCCGGGCGGTCGGGCCCGCGCGGTCCATGGTCAGGCGCAGGCACAGGGTGCGGCCGTCCGCGCCGAGGTCGCCGACGGCCTGCGGCGGGGTGCCCGGCAGGTTCGGCGCGGCTCCGGTGGCCGAGCGCTTGGCCTGGGCCGCGCCCGCCGCGGAGATGACGATCGGCTGCACCGGGCGGCCCTGGTAGGCCTGTGCGGTGGCCGGATCGCCTTGCACCAGCGCGAGTTCGGTGCGGGACAACGGGGCAAGGCCGTCGTTGCGCATCAGGAAGTAGTCCTCCGCGCCCGCGGCGTTGCGGGTCTGGAAGATCTGGCCGACCACGGTCGGGCGTCCGTCCACAGTGGACCCGGTGGCGCCGCGGCCGGGCACCTGGGGCGAGGTGAGGGCGGGGCCGGGCTCGATCGCGTTGAGCCAGGCCGGATCCACCGGCAGCGGGCGCACGCTGGCGTAGCCGAGCGCGGCCAGCACCGCCTCGCCGCCGATGCGCAGCCGCCGGTCCCGCCACACCAGGTGCAGTTCGCCGTTGACGTCGCGGACCAGCACGGCCTGCTCGTCCGGGACCTGGGTGGTGGGCCAGGCGGTGTCCAGGCCGAGGGCGACGGCGGGCCTGCTGGTCTCGTCCGGGTTGGCGGCGAAGGCCGCGCACACCAACCACGGCGCGGTGCTGAGCCTGGCGGGGTCGGGCAGCACCTCGGGGGCGTCGGGAATGCCGATCGGCCTGCCGTGCGGCACCTCGCGCAGCGAGTTCGCCGACACCGAGCGGACCTTGGCCTTCTCCCCCGCGGCCAGCAGCGCGGAGGCGTAGTTGGCCACCGGGCGCAGGGTGCCGTCCAGGTAGAGGAACCGGCTGCCGGTCTCCTCGGCCACGATGATCGCGCCCGGCTGCTGCCAGCTGGTGTTGCCGCCGCGCACGACGAGTCCGTAGACGAAGTAGCCCAGCAGCAGTGCCACGCCCAGGCCCGCGCCGATGAGGGTGCCGGTACCGGCGCGGCGCAGCGGGGTGTCCTGCTGGTCGGGTTCGCCGCGCACCAGGGCGGTCACCAGCCTGCCGGTGACGAACTGGTGTGCCTGCAACTGGTCTCGCTTGTTCTGCACGGGGTCACCCGGCCAGTGCGCGGATCAGCGCGTACGCGTCGAGCACCGCGAGCAGCAGCGGCACCACGGCGATCGCGGCGGCGGTCTCACCGATGTCGGCGGCCCGGCCCCAGTACGGGAGCAGCCGTTTGCCGGGCAGTCGCCAGGCGCCGAGCACCAGCAGTCCGGCCAGCACCGCCAGTCCTACCAGGGAGATCACCCGCAGCGCGGGCAGCGGCGCGTGCGCCCCGGCGTGCAGCAGCACGGCGAACCCGGCCGCGCCGGGCACGGCCACCGCGAGCCGCTGTCCGGTGCTGACCAGCACCCGGGAGCGCAGCAGCAGCGCGGTGCACATCGCGGCCAGGAAGGCGGGCGCGGTCCAGCCGGGGGCCGCCACCACGGGCGGCAGGCAGGCCGCGACCACCACGGCGGAACCGGCCAGCAGCGCGGTGAGCAACCGGTCGGCGGACTTGGCCTTGGCCAGCACCTCGGGTTCGGACAGCGGTTCGATGTCCTCTTGCAGCTCCTCGGCCCCGCCGGGCAGCTGCGGCGGGCGCAGGCGCACCATCCGGGTGGCCACGCCGGGTGCGAGCATGGTCAGTCCAAACGCGACAGTGGCGACCACCGCGGCCGAGCCACCTGGGCTCAGTTTTGGCCACAGGACGAGCAATCCGCCCAGGGCCGCGGCGACCGCGGCCACCCCGGTGGCCAGGAACACCGGCACCGCGGTGCGCACCGCGAGCACGGCCAGCACGGTGGCGGCCATCGCCGCTGAGCCAGCGCCGAGCAGGTTGGGTGCGCCGAATCCCGTTCCCGGCACCAAGGATCCGGCCACCGCGGCGAAGGGGGCGGCGGCCAGGCCGAGCTGGGCGGCCACCGGGGCGTCGCCGATCGCGCGGGAGGCGATCGCGCCCGCGGCCAGCAGCAGCACGGCGACCGCGCCGGATCCGGCGGCGCGCAGCCACAGCGGGCCGGGCACGGTGAGCAGCGCGAGGAGCAGCACCAGCAACGCGGTCGCGGCCAGGCCGAGGAACAGCCACCGGGTCAGCTCCGGCCGCCACCGGTCCGCCCGGCCCCGGATGGCCACCCCGACACCGTCGGTGAGGTCGTCGAAACCGATGGCGGGCAACGGGATCCGCGCCGGGCGCAGGTGCAGCACCTCACCGTCGCGCAGGCCGAGCGCGGCCGGGGTGGCGTCGGTGTCCAGCGGCGTGTCGCCGAGGCGTTGCAGCACCCACTCCCGCTCGCCACCGGCGGCCACGGTCAGGCCGGGGTCGACGTGCCGGAGCAGCACGGGCAGCAGCTCGGCCAGCGGGATGTCCTGAGGCACAGCGAGATCGGCGCGGCCGCCGGGTGCGGCCACGGTGAGCCGGCAGAGCTGGTCGGCCGGGTGGGCGGCGGTGGTCATCGGGACTCCTGGCTGGGGGCGGGACAGTGGCCGAGCTGGATGAGGGACACGCCGCGGCGGGTGACCAGCTGCGCGCGGCCGGGAGGCAGTTGGCGGGGCGGGGCCTCGCCGAGGAACTTGCCCTCCTCCTTGGGATAGGAGAGCAGCAGGCCGGGGCTGCCCAGCTCCCACATGCGCCGCAGCACCGGGTCCATCATCGCCCTGATCGCGCTGGAGCTGCTGCGCGCGGTGACCAGGTGCAGACCGATGTCCGCGCCCTGGGCGAGGAACGGATCGAGGACCTCCAGCGGGCCGCCGATGCCGCCGCCGAAGAGCTCGTAGTCGTCGACCAGCACGAACAGTCGCGGGCCCTGCCACCAGTCGCGGCGGCGCAGCCGGTCGGGGGTGATCTCCGGGCCGGGCAGGCGTTTGTGCATGGACCCGGCGGCCTTGACCGCGAGGTCGGCCAGTGCCGGTCCGCTGACCGCGTAGCCGATCTTGTACTCCTCCGGCACCTCCTCGGCCAGCTCGCGGCGCACGTCACCGAGCAGGATGCGCGCCTCGGCCGGGGTGTAGCGGCGCAGGATGGCCTGGATCAGCATGCGCAGCAGGCCGGTCTTGCCGGTCTCGGTGTCGCCGAAGACCATCAGGTGCGGGCTGGTCTCGAAGTCGTGGTGCACCGGGGCCAGCCGCTGCTCGTCCCAGCCCAGCGCGATCCGCAGGTCGCCGTCGGGCTCGGGCAGCTCGGACACGGGCAGTTCCAGCGGCAGCAGCCGGACCGGCGGGGCGGGTTCGCCCGGCCAGCAGGCGGTCAGCTCGCCGATCATCACCTTGGTGGCCAGCTGGAGGTCCTCCACGCCGGTGCCGCCGTCGACCCTGGGCAGCGCGCCGAGGAAGTGCAGGCCGTCGGAGGTGAGGCCGCGGCCGGGTTCCTTGGGCACGCTGGCCGCGATCCGGCTGCCGATCTCGGATTCGAGGGGGTCGCCGAGGCGCAGCTCGTAGCGGGTGCCGAGCAGGTCGCGCAGCCAGGGCCGGATCTCCGACCAGCGGTTGGCGGTGACCACCAGGTGGATGCCGTAGCCGAGGCCGCGGGAGGCCAGCTCGGAGAGCCTGCTCTCCAGGTCCTCGTAGTCCTGGCGCAGCGTGAACCAGCCGTCCACCACCAGGAACACGTCGCCGTACGGATCGTCCACAGTGGACTCACGGCGTAGCGCGCGGTAGGCGGACATGGAGTCGATGCCCAGGCGGGCGAAGTCCTGTTCGCGGCGTTCCAGCAGGGCGCTGAGCTCGGCGATGGTGCGGCGCACCCTGTCCGTGTCCAGTCGCCCGGCCACCGAGCCGAGGTGCGGCAGGCCGTTGAGCGCGCCGAGCGCGCCGCCGCCGAAGTCCAGCGCGTAGAACTGCACCTCGTGCGGGCTGTGCGTGACCGCCAGGGCCATCAGCAGGGTGCGGACCAGGGTGCTCTTGCCGGACTGCGGCGCGCCCACCACGCCGACGTGCCCGGCACCGCCGGAGAGGTCGGCGACGAGCAGGTCGCGCACCTGCTCGAAGGGCCGGTCCACCACGCCGACCGGGGCGTGCAGCTTGCCGCGTCCGGGCCAGTCCAGCGCGGTCAGGCCGCGCTCGGGGCTGGGGTCCAGGCCGGGCAGCAGGCTGTCCAGGCTCGGCGTCTCGGCCAGCGGCGGCAGCCACACCTGGCGTGCCGGCGGGCCCTGGCCGCGCAACCGTCCGATGAGGACGTCCAGCAGGCTGCCGTCCTGTTGCGGCGTGGCGGTTTCCTCGGCTCCGACGACTGGTTCGACCGGGGCGAGGGGCTGGTGGGTCAGGCCGAGCGGGCGGACCTCGGCGGCGCGGCGCAGCGGGGTCGGTCCGCCAGTGGCGGCCGGGGCGGCGGGCGGGGCGGAGACGTAGCCCGCCTTGAACCGGACCAGGGTGGTGGTGTCGTACTTGAGGAAACCGTTGCCGGGCGCGGAGGGCAGCTCGTAGGCATCCGGCACGCCGAGCACACTGCGGGACTCCATGGCGGAGAAGGTGCGCAGCGCGATCCGGTAGGACAGGTGCGACTCCAGCTGGTGGATGCGGCCCTCGTCGAGCCGTTGCGAGGCAAGGAGGAGGTGCACGCCGAGCGAGCGGCCGAGGCGGCCGATCATCACGAACAGGTCCATGAACTCGGCCTTGCTGGCCAGCAGCTCGCTGAACTCGTCCACCACCAGGAACAGGGTGGGCATCGGGTCCAGGGTGGCGCCCTGCGCGCGGGCCGCCTCGTACTCGCGCAGTGAGCTGTGCCCGCTGCGCCGCAACAGTTCCTGCCGCCGGACCAGCTCACCGTGCAGGGCGTCCTGCATGCGGTCCACCAGCGGCAGTTCGTCGGCCAGGTTGGTGATCACCGCGGAGGTGTGCGGCAGCTGCTCCATGCCGAGGAAGGTCGCGCCGCCCTTGAAGTCCACCAGCACGAAGTTGAGCAGCTCGGAGGAGTGGGTGACCGCGAGGGTGATCACCAGGGTGCGCAGCAGCTCGCTCTTGCCGGAGCCGGTGGCGCCGATGAGCACACCGTGCGGGCCCATGCCGCCCTGCGCGGACTCCTTGATGTCCAGCTCCACCACCGATCCGTCCGCGGACAGGCCGATCGGCAGCCGGAGCTTGCCCCAGCGGGAGTTGCTGCGCCACAGCGCGTGCACGTCGAAGTCGCGCGGGTCGCCGATGCCGAGCAGCTGGGCCAGGTCGAAGTCGGCGGAGAGCGGTTCGGCGGCATCCGGGACACCGCCGGTGCGGTAGGGGCTGAGCCTGCGGGCCAGCGCCTCGGCCTTGGTCGCGCTGAGCCCGTCCGGCAGCCCGAGCGGCCTGCGCCCGTAGTTGTCCATAGTGGACAGTCGGCCGTCCTCGACGTGCAGCACCAGGTCGCACCCGGTGAGCTGCTCGGGGTCGGCAGCGGCCTCCAGCACCACGGTGTTGCGCAGTCCGCCCTGCCGCAGCCGGGAGTGCTCCGGCAGTTCGGCCCCGTCCAGCAGCACCACGGTGAAGGGTTCGCGGGCGTGCGGGGCGGCGGTGCGGTCGAAGCCGGGTCGCTCGGTGAACGCGGGACCCAGCAAGGACATCAGCTCGTCGTGCTCGGCGGCGTAGAGCCGGACCTCGCCCGCGGCGTCGCTGTCGGTGGGGTGGGCGGCGTGCGGCAGCCACTTCAGCCAGGCCCAGTCCGCGGCCCGCTCCGGACCGGCCAGCAGCGCGATCCGCAGCTCCTCCGGCGCGTGGAAGGTGACCAGCTGGGCGATCATCGCGCGCAGCAGGGCCCGCGGCCGGTCCTCGGCCCCGGTGACGCCGATGTGGGCGAAACCGCGCAGGTACAGCGCGGTCGGAGTGTCCGGCACCGAGGTGTAGGCCCGGATGAACCGGCGCAACGCGCTGGCGCACAACGGTTCCAGGTCCTCCACCGGCCGGGTCTCCGGCGGCACCAGTCGGATCAGCGAGCGCTGGGTGCCGGTGCCCACCCTGATCTCGGCGAAGTCGTCGTCGGAGGGCCTGCGCTCCCACAGCCGGGGTCCGGCCGCGATGGTCCACAGCCGGGCCGGGTCGGGGTGGTCGTAGGTGAGCGCGACCCGGTGCTCCAGGATGGCCCTGCGCACCTGCTTGCGGACCTGGCTGAGGTAGCGCAGGTAGTCCCGCCGCTCGCCCTTGAGCTTGCGCTTGCGGTCCCCGGCGGCGCGGCCCAGCTGCATGACCAGCATGCCGATGGTGGAGACCGCCATCAGCCCGGAGGCGATGTAGGTGACCGGCCCGGCGCCGGGGTTGGCGAACAGCAGCACGGTCGCGCCGGAGCCCAGCGCCATCGGCAGGTAGGTCATGGCCATGCTGATGTCGGCGGCCTGCGCCTCCGGCAGCGCGGGCGGCTCCTGGAGTTCCAGCTCGCCGCGCGGCAGTGGCGGGGCCGGGCGGCGCGGCGGCCGGCTGATCTGGACGGTGCTCACCGTTGCTCCCTAGTCGAACTTGCTGCGCGCCAACGGCGTCGTCTTCCCATGGGCAGCACCACCCAGCCGATGGCGGCCGCGCCTGCCAGCAGCACCGCGGCGGCGGCCACCAGCGCGGCCCGCAGGATTCGTGGGTCGGCGGGGCCTTCCGGGGCGCGGGCCGGCACGGTCACCGGTCCGGGTTTGGCGGCCTGTGCGCCCTGTTCCTCGGGCAGCACGGCGGTGACCGCGTTGTGCGGGTTGACCACGCCCCAGCCCAGCTCCCGGTCGGGGGCGCGGCGGGGCGGTGGGTCGGCGGTGGCTTCCAGGCGGTGCTTGACCTGGGTCGCGGTCAGCTCCGGCCGGTAGGCGCGCACGAGCGCGGCGACCCCGGCCACGAACGGCGCGGAGTAGCTGGTGCCGTTGTCCTGGAAGTGGCCCGGTCCGCGCGGGCCGACGCTGATCACGCCCTCCCCCGGCGCGGCCAGGTCCAGGAAGTCACCGGCCTCGGAGAACTGGGACCGGTTGCCCTGCTGGCCGATCGCGCCCACCGCGAGCACCTCGGGGTAGGCCGCGGGATAGCTGACCGGGTTGCCGTCCTGGGCGTTGTTGGCCGCGGCGGCGACCACCAGCACGTTGCGCTCGGTGGCGTAGCGGACCGCGGCGCGCAGCTCGTCGGTGCCGTACACCGAGGTGACCGACACGTTGACCACCCCGGCGCCCTTGTCCACGGCCAGCCGGATGCCCTTGGCGATGCCGCTGACCGTGCCGTCGGAGGTGCCCACCGACTGCCGGATGGGCAGGATCCGCGCGTCCGGGGCGATCCCGGCGAAGCCGACCCCGGTGGCGGGTTTGGCCGCGATGATCCCGGCCACGAAGGTGCCGTGCCCAGGACAGTCCACAATGGACTTGGGGCTGCCGGTGACGTCCAGCTCCTCCTGCACCCGGCCGGACAGCTGCGGCACCGAGCCGTCCACCCCGGTGTCCACCACCGCGACCAGCTGGCCCGCTCCCCTGGTCAGCGGCCAGACCCGTTGCGGGGCAAGGCGGTGCTGCGCCCACGGCACCTGGGCGACCAGTGAGGTGGAGCCGGGCAGGCACTTGCCGGAGAGGCCGCCCGGCGGGGTGAGCGGCGGCGCGACC from Crossiella sp. CA-258035 harbors:
- the mycP gene encoding type VII secretion-associated serine protease mycosin; the protein is MNRTAATCLTALLLLATGLPAAAQPAPGDPVAPPLTPPGGLSGKCLPGSTSLVAQVPWAQHRLAPQRVWPLTRGAGQLVAVVDTGVDGSVPQLSGRVQEELDVTGSPKSIVDCPGHGTFVAGIIAAKPATGVGFAGIAPDARILPIRQSVGTSDGTVSGIAKGIRLAVDKGAGVVNVSVTSVYGTDELRAAVRYATERNVLVVAAAANNAQDGNPVSYPAAYPEVLAVGAIGQQGNRSQFSEAGDFLDLAAPGEGVISVGPRGPGHFQDNGTSYSAPFVAGVAALVRAYRPELTATQVKHRLEATADPPPRRAPDRELGWGVVNPHNAVTAVLPEEQGAQAAKPGPVTVPARAPEGPADPRILRAALVAAAAVLLAGAAAIGWVVLPMGRRRRWRAASSTREQR